TTTACATTAATATTTGCCTGCTACCCAGTGGAGAACATACTTTTTTAGATAATACTTATTGAATCCACATGAATCAATACATCTGATCAGCACAGACAACATTTCAAAGTATCGTACAATTCTATAATTCACACAATGGCGAGTTGTTGTATAACACACCTTGCAAACTGGTGCAGAAGatacttttctgtgtgtttcttacTGTATCTTCAAGGTGATGGCAGTGGCATATGCTAGCTatctgtgaaatgaaaatgagtgATACATGTGAGCATATGGATCATTCAGTTTCTTGCAGAGGGTGCATTTAGCTCTTCACTGTGCTTTTCGTGAACTGATTGCAATGCGGGGTGAGAAATGACTTCCACCGAGTTTCTGGTTTCATCAGGTCAGGGCAGAAAGGGCCACAGTCACCTACTCACTAAAGTGACAATAAGTTTGTCAGCGTGTGCCTGATTTTAGCCGTACAATGCACGTACGCGTGAGTGTTTGTTGCAACTGTAACACGCGTTAGTGGCGAATAGTCATGGTTACATTGAATTGCTTtggatttataataatatatgttCTTAATGATGACAGGAGTGGAGGTTATATCACAGGAGATTTCCAAACATGTACGGTGATCTGATTTTCTTTAATAGATGATGGTAAACCGCTTATAAGAGGAGTGtactctctgcctctctgcattACAACCCACACTACCCTACTGCTAGTACACTCACCATGCATGTATTAGTCAACCAGTGCAGCTTTTCGGTGCAGACCCGAtcttaaagaaacacacactgccTTTGCTATGGCATTCTCCCTCCAAACAGTGGTGAGCGAGGAAATGCTGCTGAAGTCAATATAGGTTAAGACACGTATGTGCCAACAACCTGTTTGTATTTGCAGCCGCTACAGTGCTTCTAATACGTTGCTGAAAATGATGCATAGCCACTATAACCGGGCTATATATTGGACATTTCCTTCTTTAGATGCAATGAATCGATCTTGCGTTCCAGTGCTGGGCTATCAGTCCACACAGTGAGCTTAAAATAGAACAGGGACGTAAAGCTCGAAGAGTGTCTCCCTTAGGTGGGCCGCTCTTTCTATCATGCTCATCTATGCATGCAGCTGCATGCAGACCAggcagaaaatgtggaaaaggcaGTGTTTCAACTTGATGTAGTTTCTGGTCCTGGTGCATAAGGGGGTGGAGGGTGGATGTGGGTTTAATTTTGCACTGATGGCACTGACAATTTAATCGGGAGGAGACTTTTTAATCATACATGTATGGTGACGATATAGACAAGGAGGAGATGGATGCACACAGTGAACAGAAGTCACTTTTGATTCTGAATGACACGGCACAGGCACTTTTCCCTCCTCTGGTATAGGCCTACTGGTTCTCTAACAGACTGCATGATGTCTGTTGCAAGAGCACTGGCCTACATACGGTGCATAAGGCTGGGGAAGGCTCAACCGCACCCCAGAGCTGAGAACAGCAGCTGTTGAGATGGATGCTGCATAGATAAAAGCCAACAGGGAGGGTTTTATTACTATTCTTAATGCAAGGCCTCCGCGAGAATTCTGCAGCTTCCTGCTGCACCTATGTATAAAACATTTCAGGAAAAGTCCAAATACTCAACAGAGTTCAGTGCTGACGTGTGGTGTGAATCGCTGTGATTCCGCTTGGGAGAAAAGTGCAGATGAAATAATGTGTCCTGAGCAAGTTCCACCTGACCCACCATTCACTCACTCAGTGTCTCCTAAGAGTAGTGAGAATCTGCAAACTGAAAGTGAACCTGGTCTAAGCTGGTCTACACTTGCACAGAGCTGTAGCATATACGGGCCTGCAAGTGAGTGAGTTCTGGGTGGAGGGACCTGCAGGGTGTACAAACACACGCACGGACACGCACACATGGTCAGACAGAGTGGAGTGGAGCAGCAGTTCTAATGCTGACAGATTTCAAGGGACAACCGAGGTGGATGCACTTCTTTATCAGCCCAGGCCCAGttaacccccccacccctctctctcttactcactcacacacacatatacaatcttactcttctctttttcttactTTAACATGGCCTCCTCCTTCGCCTCCTCCTCCCGTTGCCGAGCCAGCACAGCCATGATgatcttcctctcctcctccgtCAAATGGCTCAGGTCCGGCTCCGGGATGGCCGGGGCGACCGGTGGGCGCGGGCCGCCCCGAGGGCCCACCGAGGCGAACATCTTCCCTACTACAACCGCCACCACCTtccctcctttctcctcctcttcctcctcctcgccTCGGTCGGGATCACGGATAGAAAACCCGCTGGCGGAGCCCACGGATCACGACATGGCCCACGGACAAAGCTGCGGTTGGAGCGACTGATGCGGAGTTCCCATGGCAGTGGCGGCGGGCACCCAgggcggcggcggcggcagcagTGTCGCTGCTAGCTGTGGTAGTAGTAGCGGTGATGGAGGTGGAAGCGCTTCGGTTCCCGGTTGCAGTTTTCAgcctctccttctccttcttgcAGCTCCACTGTcttctccccccacccccctcccaccGCCCGCACGCCCGCCTCTCCCCTCCACCACCTCCGTTTTACGGGGAGCCCATATCTCCGCCGGTCGGTCGGGAAGATGGCACACGGGAGTGGAATCTCGCTTCCTCCCTTCAGGCCagtcagagagggaggagggggctgAAGGCGGCTCAGTTCTCCGATCGGTCCGGCTAGTCTGTGTTGTCTGCGGGGCGAGGCGGCGAGTTCTTGTTTTCCAGCACCGCCGCTgttgctgatgctgatgctgctgccagGGAGACGGAACCGTCAATGGGACCGCAGCCCCTCAAGCGCGCTCACTTCTCTCGATTCGGGAGCGCGCAGCTCTTATTTGAGAATGGGGGCTCCACTCACCGTTAACATGCGTGCACACGCAAGTCTATACCACACACAGGGAAAAGAGGGTTCCTCCGGGGTGCGTTGAGGGTTTTAGAGGTCCATACTCTAACTAGAAAAGGGGGTTTCGGAGGAAATTACATTGGAGAAATGATACCCTGCCAAAAAAAGACGCCAAATGCTTAGAGGTTGCTAAGCATTGAAGATAAAGATTTGAAGAAAGaagtagaaataaaagaaaaagaagacagtTAAAATAACATGAAACATGACCTCCTATTAAAAAGAAGTTGACGTAAAAGAAGAAAGATGTAAAAAGTTGACAAACAAATTTACTTtacttatacttttattttggaaatctgatatttcaaaacattatttttctaacgtgtgcctttattttgaaagtctatAGCATTTTCAGCCTTTCTTGCAATGTCCTAATGCAGAGCTCCTAAATTGAATGGCAGAGTCACAATATATAGAGATGGagataggtgtgtgtgtgtgtgtgtgtgtgtgtgtgtgtttcttttaaaatccatttaaattATAGAGATTGTCAAATgaaataactaaatatattacaatacaataaattaaactgaaaaatagaAAGGAGAACAATGGGCTCCTGTTTTTAAACTGCCTGTTTGTTGTCATGTACACCAACCATTAGTTCAGTGTGTCAATGAGAACAAATATACtgcaaaatgcagtaaaaaaagaTAACGATTGAATAAGAAATGAAATTTGcctttttattgaaaatgatGCCAAAATGAAACTGTTGGTAATTCAAGTCGAAAGAACCATCTTCTGTTATATGAAAACCCTTCACTGTAAGAGTGTTcgccttttcctcctcctcccctctcatTCTTACACGCAATGATTGCATTGCGTGTAAGAATGACGTGcattcccccttttttttttctagttcccaccaccctccctcccttcaTTTCTATCTCTCCTTCCATTACTTCCTTCTGCCCTTCCTCCTTATTCATCCTTCCAAGCTTCAATCTCTGTctcacacccccacacacaaacCGCATGTTCCGCAGCATGTCAGTGTACTGTATAATATTGTAAGATAAGGCAGTGTTTCAATATTACTATTCAGATATAGAGGAATAAGTCACATTGATCACACAAACAgtgctgcattaaaacattctCTTGTTGCCCAATAAAATGCTATGTTTTTGCAAGACCAACAAAAGCCTACTGGTCACCAAAGTCAACACTAAACTAATTCAGTCAAGGTCAGGCAGCATAAACATAAGCATTGGAAGTTAATAGAAAAACATCATTAGCTCCtaaatttgaatttgtatttcAGCACCACGGTCAGCTCACATGCTGCTGAAATCTATCCGGCGAAAGCAAATCCAAACCCATCAAACAACTTCCTGAACATTACTGCAGGCATGCAACAGTGCATACTGGGTGCATAACTTGTTCAATAGCTCTGACTCAGCTTTAAGGAGGTTTCTATTTAGGGATGCAGTGTTTAAGGGTGAAAGCCAAATAGTTTACACATCAAGCTCTCTTATGACAGCAAGTTAACTTGCTAAAAATctagataaaaatatttaattattgtgaTATTTTCTGCATACAATCATTAGTGAAGTCTTTCATAGGATATGGACTTGTACTTTACTACCCATGGGTATTGTAGCTGACATATACAACTTCTGCTTACGATACAGTATTCATCTGGCTCAGGAGGGAGACCAGTTGTCTACAAATCGCAGAGTCTGTGGAATGATTTCCATTCTCCTGTGAAATTTAaaagtgtcattgagcaagacattaaaccccaagttagttgctcccagtgggtcggGCCACCGGCgggtgagtgtgtgaatggctgaatgagaagcactgtacagcactttgggtACTGACCACATAAAGAAAagtactatataagtgcagacaatttcccatatgaaattgtttttatacacaCTAATACAGTTACTGTGATGAAGATGTCTTTGTCTCGCTGAGACAAAATAATCAACCCACAAATTATCaaaaaatagatagatagatggatagatagatagataaataaatatatagagtgtatgtgtgtgtttgtgtgtgtgtgggtatgtgtgtacAGAGAGTAGTAAAGGTTTTAGAAAAATTAGCgacagttgtgttttatttcaaagttttGAATGGTCACTTCCCGGaagtgctgctgcttcttctcaGCTTCACGACTCTCCGGTGTCATTTTGATGAGACCCAAACACACTAGACGTTAGTTTCTAATACTAGGGAGTAGTGACGTCGTGTCACATGACCAACCAGCGAGCGCTCGATTCCGTGGTGATGCCGAAAGTCTCGCATATTAACGGTCAGTATGGTCCCGAATTTCACGGACATCAATACATGCTCGTTGTACACACGTGGACATCTACCAGTACAAACATTTCCACAGTGGTTGTCATTTGATGTGCAGTATCGATGGCAGAAATGTTGGCGTTGTTGGTCGTTGCAATCACTCGTCGGGGGTCGCAACTCGCCGCCGTGTAGGTGACGCAGCACcacatggaaataaaaagggaaactgGTTATTGATTTACCTTTGAAATCAATAACCAATTCCACCAGTAAAACAATTAGTTCCCTTCTTGCATTCTTacgttgacacacacacacacacacacacctccattCAATATAAAAAACGATTGATTAAATCGatgacaaatgtaaatttaacagTATGTTTTATTCAAATAGCCGGAGCTCCCGAGTTCACCTGACCTCCCCAACATGGCGGCGACGCAGACGTACGTTGCAGCGCGACGATTACGTGTATTGACGGGGAAGTATAATTCAGCCTGTAGAAACTACCGGCTACCGTGATTGTTGTCATTTCTGCAGCGGTGCGCATATGTCGGCGTACGTGCTCCACATGTGATATCTGCCAGAAAAGCCTAACGTTCTTCAGGGTAAGTAGCTCGTGCACAAACTTTTTAATAAACGAACAGTTATGTTGTTGTGCTTTATATGTAGTTAGCTTCGGTCTGCGTCATTTGCAGGGCTTGACATGAACTTTACCGGCAACTGTGTCTAGTGGTCAGTTACTAACCACGTACCGTTTCTACTGGCCACAATTTCCTGTTGGGAAATCATGTGTTATTTGATTTAAGTTGTAGCTTGAACTAGATTTACAACTATTTTCAATGTTATTGACCATCGGACAAACACCACTACATAAAATCTGTCTCTGTAGGTCACTATCAAACATTAAGCTCTGATAAGGTTGTGCGTAAAGTTCATTGTATGAAAATGTGCAGCCTGTTTATTTAAAGACAGAAGATAAATTGAACATACGTaaactaagaaaataaaatctagcAATGTAAATGCTGATTAAACTTTTATTAGAAACAGCAGTCAATACACTATatagaaaaaaagggaagaaggatgaacacttttttttttgtctaatcaatttaaattcataaacttaaaaaaaacaacttgactTTACATTTTATCTGTGTTCTTAAGAAttgttttttactctttatGTTACTGCAGTATGAcactacagagagagaggaaaaaggtaTTTGTAAAGTTCTGTGATGCCGCTTCTTCATGTTTAGTTTGGTTTTAGACCCCAAATGACCTTTTGATCTTTTAATcatgtcagatttttttcaaatcacCAGAACAGCAAAACAAGCATCGATCAGACGAcaatagttttatatatttacagacCATTTGTGCTGTAAAAGATGGGACATGCtttgtttaaacacatttattttgaaaaagtatGGGAAGTAAACATTGCGTGGCTCAGTaagtaaaggcagtcgtccacggaaccatcagtggttcgatccccggccctggctatatgtcgaagtgtctctgggcaagacactgaacccctaacagcccattcccctccccagctgtgcagtgccggtccaagcccggtagatattggggagggttgcgtcaggaagggcatccggcgttaaaaactgtgccaaatcaacatgtggacaatgatccgctgtggcagccctgaactcatgggataagccgaaaggacaaaaaaataaaaataaataaaaaagggaagTTAACATTGCACAATTTAAAACTAGTGTTATGCAGCAGTCTGCCGAAAAATCACTTTCCACATccatgtaaatgtgaaatggGCTGATAACCCATTGTTAGTATAAAGGTTGGTGCTGATCTCACATTTAGGAAACCGGGAGGATTTTGGTCTGACTGCATTCTTACTTCGTATCCAACCTAGTGACTTTGTGAGGTGGTTGACATGTTGCCAGTGGTAGTGGTCCATGGAGGGGCGGGTCATGTCCCGAGGACGCGCGCAGAGCTGTCCACTGCCGGTGTGTGCTCAGCAACCCGAGCAGGGTACAACATCCTCAAGGGAGGGGGCAGCAGCATGGATGCAGTGGTGGAGACTGTGACCCAACTGGAGAATAACCCCGTCTTCAATGCAGGTGATAAACATCACATGTGAATCATTAACACATACGGTATTGTTGGGGGTGCAGCAGGGATTAAATTATTTGTCCCCACTTATTAGATTCttacagatatttttttcaaactataTTTTAGGCTGTGGATCAGTGCTCAATGTCAAGGGGGAGATAGAGATGGACGCCCTTGTGATGGACGGGAAAACACTGGGTAGTGGTGCTGTGTCTGCTGTACGCAACATAGCCAACCCTACTCAGCTAGCAAGACTGGTTATGGACCAGGTACAGCAGTACAGAACAACACATGTCTATACATGCACCCAAAAGTATTGTGCACATGTTTACAAGCTCTTAAATTCTGCAAGCATAACGCCCTtcaaaccaaacattttaaatattaatttctctGCATAGCTGCAGGAAACATAGATCTACAGTGCCCATCATTATCAGAGGACAATGACTTGTGTTTGCCTTTCAACCTGCTAAGACTGTTAACAAACTTAAGTGGTACAgtgactttaaaatgtattcgTGCTCTTTTTTGGACAAGACATTGAACCTAGTACCATATTTATTGTAGcagaaataaacaacattttccCCATGGGATCAAAGTATAAACATTTTGTGATCATGGAAGCTCCAGTTAGTGGGCGAAACATTTTCAAGTCACTAAATGTCTCTTACAGTACAGTTATACGTCACCTTTTGTACagattaatgcaattcaaagtgctgcacagattattgaaaatgtatacattttcaaaacaggtCTGACAAGTTCAGTCTTAAAAGGTGTAGGGAGAACACTAATTTACAGGGACTGGTTTATAACAGTTAAAACATCGCTAGACAATGATTAAAAGAGAACGAAGGTGGAAGATTTCAGTTTTAAtacgtgttgctgccatcaactttaaaataagctaatattttccacgaaATAGTAAAATCTCTGTTTAAACATCGGAtactttgtttatgtttataatgaataaaatatgggttgatgacattttcaaatcattgcattctgtttttatttacattttacgcAACTTTTCTTGAACTGGGATTGTAAAGAGGTACAAAAGTTACataatgtttgaaatgtaatgtaaatgtattttaaacattacagatGGCTTTTATTCATAGATGATTTTATAGATCTgaacttcctttttttctttttcttcttttttgtttttttttttgtttagaccAGCCATTCGTGCCTGACAGCGGAGGGTGCCAGTCAGTTTGCCCGGGCCATGGGCATCCCTGAGGTGCCCCTAGAGTCCCTCATCACTGACTACTCCCGTATGCGCTGGAAGGAGAACCTGGCCCCTGGAGCTAACCCTGTGGAATGCCAAATGTGAGACATTACAGTATACGTTATTACCTTTTAGTGTATAATGTGTATAACAGGTGTTTGACATACTGATGTGTTGTTCTGTGTAGGGGGAAGATGGGGACAGTTGGAGCTGTGGCAGTGGACACTGAGGGCAATATAGCCTGTGCAACTTCCACTGGTGGAATTCTGAATAAGATGGAGGGACGGGTCGGTGACACACCCTGCATCGGTCAGTCTTTACACATATGAATTAAACTTTTATAGTGTGAAAGTGCCATTTGAACCCTTCTTTTTACCACGTACTCATTGTTCCCTGTCTTCACCAGtctgttgacctttgaccagcAGATCTTTGACGTTTGTTGTCAGTCAGTAAAGAAGCAGGTTTAGTTAATAACTGACCATGACTGCAGACTGTATTGTCTAACTACAAATTTGAATGCACCTTTCTTTTGTGTTATTATGTATTACAAGTGTAATATTGACCAATTCATGTTTATTATGCCTGAGCAACAGCACTGACTGTTACACTTATAACCTCATGTCACTGAGGAATATGCCAGAACCCCATATGTAATTTGGAAAGGATGCATTGGTGTGACAGGGGCTTAATCATTGCAGGATTGTTTCAGCTCAGGTTTAGTAAACAACAGCAAGAGGATTTTGGCTGTGTCAGTCCGATGTAATCTGTCACTATCAGTAAATGAGTGACTATATAGTCATGAGTCAGTAACCAGATTACAGCCTCTATCTCTGTGAAACAGACATGTGAAATGACCAACAAAAGCCTTTGGGTAAAAAGTCAGCAAAGACAAACTCACAAAacggatttaaaaaaaaaaaaccttccaaGAAGtgagtttttctcatttgcttagaCAGTTGGCCACTTTGACGTCTCAACAGTTCACACACAGGTGAAAAAAGAGGCTCACTGCCCGAAATAACACACTTTCTGTGCAAAATGTTCTTACACTAACAAAGCAATTAAgacatgcaacaaaagcaaacattttcctCTAACAACATAACTTGACAAACTCTGCTGCACTCTGCCCCTGCACAATTTCGAGATGGCCTCAATATAAATAATGGATAAAAAGACTAGTTCTAATGTGAAAGTTGAGTTCGTGGAGACCATGGCTAAAATAATTGATTCGTGAAGTGACCAGAAACATGGCTTAGAGTGACTTGAATGCCAACAGCTTGTTTCTGCTTCCACCAAGTGGCCAATGTATTGATTAAACCACTATcacaatgtgttatttttacCACATTACTCTGAATTGTAGCAATAGGTTCTAATTAGATTTTCTCTTGTGGGTGTTAGGGTCTGGAGGTTATGCTGATAACAACATAGGAGCAGTGTCAACAACAGGTCATGGAGAAGCCATCATGAAAGTTACCCTGGCAAGACTCATCCTGTTTCACATGGAGCAAGGTGAACACTCACGCAAGCCACctacactctttttttttttttttttttttttttataaatttttcaCCTCCTCACACTGAAAAcaagttatttctttttttagaaaacagacAAGTAGTCAAGTAGTTACTGGTGGACCAGAAGTCCCAAGACTCCTGAATGGGTTTCACAAAGTATTCAAGTCTGTTGCCTGAGTGTCCGTGAAATTTGTTGCTGACTGAGTCTGTTCGAGCATCAACATTTACTCCTGATTTCCAAGCGTATTCATTCTCTCTTCTGTTCTCAGGTCACTCAGTGGAGGCAGCCAGCGATTTGGGCCTGGCGCACATGAAATCCCGAGTGGGTTCATTGGGTGGGGTGGTGACAGTGGACCCCCAGGGGCACTGGGCTGCTCGCTTCAACAGCCTGCAAATGGCCTGGGCTGCAGCCCAGAAAGATACCCTGCACTATGGCCTGTACACAGGGGAACACTTCACACAGGACCTTGATGATCCACACTAATCAAAAGTACAACTCTTGGGTTTATGATTTTCACGCTTATATTGTGTACTGTAGGGACATACTGGTAATAAGAATAGTAATTTGGTTTTACACTCCACATAGCtcagtgttttttattcagtgtctaATAAAACTTAGATGCCTTCAGTCacattgaacttgcttcttctggttctagtttgagttttac
The nucleotide sequence above comes from Channa argus isolate prfri chromosome 1, Channa argus male v1.0, whole genome shotgun sequence. Encoded proteins:
- the asrgl1 gene encoding isoaspartyl peptidase/L-asparaginase, which gives rise to MLPVVVVHGGAGHVPRTRAELSTAGVCSATRAGYNILKGGGSSMDAVVETVTQLENNPVFNAGCGSVLNVKGEIEMDALVMDGKTLGSGAVSAVRNIANPTQLARLVMDQTSHSCLTAEGASQFARAMGIPEVPLESLITDYSRMRWKENLAPGANPVECQMGKMGTVGAVAVDTEGNIACATSTGGILNKMEGRVGDTPCIGSGGYADNNIGAVSTTGHGEAIMKVTLARLILFHMEQGHSVEAASDLGLAHMKSRVGSLGGVVTVDPQGHWAARFNSLQMAWAAAQKDTLHYGLYTGEHFTQDLDDPH